One region of Roseicitreum antarcticum genomic DNA includes:
- a CDS encoding DMT family transporter, whose protein sequence is MKQAGFDMRGPLLALLAFAIFSGHDVVVKYLGGGYAAFQIVFFSVLLGLPLAMLMLMRDQTDGTLLPRHPWWTALRTTAAVATGVCVFFSFSMLPMTQVYAILFAAPLLITVLSIPILGEKVGIRRGAAVLVGLCGVLIVLRPGSGDALSIGHAAALVGAVGSAVSSIIVRKIGQDERNVVLLLYPMMANMVVMACALPFVYQPMPLLDFAGFAAIAGLAFVASLCLIAAYKMSEAAIIAPMQYSQIIWAAIFGFIFFNETPDLPTIIGAAVIIGSGLYILFREGSANVSENRPVSQTKGRAETGTVPRMSAISQIEEDRVEDAEPPVR, encoded by the coding sequence ATGAAACAAGCGGGCTTCGACATGCGTGGACCCTTGCTGGCGCTGCTGGCATTTGCGATCTTTTCCGGGCATGATGTCGTCGTGAAGTACCTGGGCGGCGGCTATGCGGCGTTCCAGATCGTGTTCTTCAGCGTGCTGCTGGGCCTGCCGCTGGCAATGCTGATGCTGATGCGCGACCAGACCGATGGCACGCTGCTGCCGCGACACCCCTGGTGGACGGCGCTGCGCACCACGGCGGCGGTGGCCACAGGGGTTTGTGTTTTCTTTTCGTTTTCAATGCTGCCGATGACGCAGGTCTATGCGATCCTGTTCGCCGCGCCCTTGCTGATTACCGTGTTGTCGATCCCCATTCTGGGTGAGAAGGTGGGCATCCGGCGTGGTGCTGCGGTCTTGGTGGGGCTGTGCGGCGTGTTGATCGTGCTTCGTCCCGGATCGGGTGACGCGCTGAGCATCGGTCACGCGGCGGCGCTGGTTGGCGCGGTCGGCTCGGCGGTGTCGTCGATCATCGTGCGCAAGATCGGGCAGGATGAGCGCAACGTGGTGCTGCTGCTCTATCCGATGATGGCCAACATGGTGGTGATGGCTTGCGCGCTGCCTTTCGTCTATCAGCCCATGCCGCTGCTGGATTTCGCTGGATTCGCGGCGATTGCCGGGCTGGCCTTCGTCGCCAGCCTGTGTCTCATCGCGGCCTACAAGATGTCCGAAGCGGCGATAATCGCGCCCATGCAGTATTCACAGATCATCTGGGCCGCTATCTTTGGCTTCATCTTTTTTAATGAGACCCCTGACTTGCCGACGATTATCGGCGCGGCGGTCATCATCGGCAGCGGCCTTTACATTCTGTTCCGCGAAGGCAGCGCGAATGTCTCGGAAAACCGCCCCGTGTCGCAGACCAAGGGCCGGGCCGAGACCGGGACCGTCCCGCGCATGAGCGCGATCAGCCAGATCGAGGAAGACCGGGTAGAGGACGCCGAACCGCCGGTACGCTAG
- the trxB gene encoding thioredoxin-disulfide reductase — translation MTNSRHTALLIIGSGPAGYTAAVYGARAMLEPILVQGIQPGGQLTTTTDVENWPGDTSVMGPDLMVRMESHAQSMGAEVITDHITALDLSKRPFTAIGDSGTTYTADALILATGAQAKWLGLPSEEKFKGFGVSACATCDGFFYRGQEIVVIGGGNTAVEEALFLTNFASKVTLVHRRDSLRAEKIMQDRLFKHPKVEVLWNHSVDEVLGTDTPLGVTGVRARHVDTGEITDIDCTGFFVAIGHAPASELVAGQLDLHNGGYVQVKPGTTETSVPGVFAAGDLTDHVYRQAVTSAGMGCMAALDAERFLAAVKDAARVLVPEQG, via the coding sequence ATGACGAATTCCCGCCACACCGCGCTTTTGATCATCGGCTCGGGGCCTGCCGGCTACACGGCAGCAGTCTATGGCGCGCGTGCAATGCTGGAGCCCATTTTGGTACAGGGCATCCAGCCCGGCGGGCAACTGACCACCACCACCGATGTGGAAAACTGGCCCGGCGACACCTCTGTCATGGGCCCTGATCTGATGGTGCGCATGGAATCCCACGCGCAAAGCATGGGGGCCGAGGTGATTACCGATCACATCACCGCGCTCGACCTGTCGAAGCGGCCCTTTACCGCCATCGGCGACAGCGGCACCACCTATACCGCCGATGCGCTGATCCTGGCGACCGGCGCACAGGCAAAATGGCTGGGCCTGCCCTCGGAAGAGAAGTTCAAGGGCTTTGGCGTCTCAGCCTGCGCCACCTGCGACGGCTTCTTCTATCGCGGGCAGGAAATCGTGGTGATCGGCGGCGGCAATACCGCAGTCGAAGAGGCGCTTTTCCTCACCAACTTCGCCAGCAAGGTCACGCTGGTCCACCGCCGCGACAGCCTGCGCGCCGAAAAGATCATGCAAGACCGCCTGTTCAAACACCCAAAGGTCGAAGTGCTTTGGAATCACAGCGTCGACGAAGTGTTGGGCACCGACACCCCGCTTGGCGTGACCGGCGTGCGCGCCCGGCATGTCGACACCGGCGAGATCACGGATATCGACTGCACCGGCTTTTTCGTCGCCATCGGCCATGCGCCGGCCTCCGAACTGGTGGCAGGCCAGTTGGACCTGCACAACGGCGGCTATGTGCAGGTGAAACCGGGCACCACCGAAACCTCGGTCCCCGGCGTTTTCGCTGCGGGCGACCTGACCGACCATGTGTACCGTCAGGCCGTGACCTCGGCGGGCATGGGCTGCATGGCCGCGCTGGATGCCGAGCGTTTTCTGGCGGCCGTCAAAGATGCCGCACGGGTTCTGGTGCCGGAACAAGGCTGA
- the pyk gene encoding pyruvate kinase, whose translation MRRLRKVKIVATLGPASNDYAMIRALFEAGADVFRLNMSHGTQDDIRARHTIIRQVEADLGRPIAILADLQGPKLRCATFANGEEELVVGQPFRLDLDDTEGDKTRVRLPHPEIFAALEPGASLLINDGKIRLRVDTCGADFADCTVMVGGIISNRKGVNVPDVVLPVAALSEKDRSDLEFACELGVDWLALSFVQRASDVTEARDLAKGRAAILSKIEKPAAVKAFDEILAVSDGIMVARGDLGVELPVQNVPPIQKRLIRRTRAAAKPVIVATQMLESMIESPVPTRAEVSDVATAIYEGADAIMLSAESAAGQFPIEAVTTMNNVAIEVESDPTYKEVIDSSRRIKHTSIADGIVSAAREIAETTDVVAICCFTQRGTTASLVARERPHVPIIALTNIESAARRLCLTWGTHCVMVSEVDRFKSAVIHAVRAALKYGFAVETDMIVVTAGVPFNQPGTTNILRVAPCAEYLIKQTEPE comes from the coding sequence ATGAGACGTCTTCGCAAAGTTAAAATCGTGGCAACCCTCGGCCCGGCCTCAAACGACTACGCGATGATCCGCGCGCTGTTTGAAGCCGGTGCCGATGTGTTTCGCCTGAACATGAGCCATGGCACGCAGGACGACATCCGCGCCCGCCACACCATCATCCGCCAGGTCGAGGCTGATCTGGGCCGCCCCATCGCCATCCTGGCCGATCTTCAGGGTCCGAAACTGCGCTGCGCCACCTTCGCCAATGGCGAGGAAGAGCTTGTCGTGGGGCAGCCCTTCCGCCTCGATCTCGATGACACCGAGGGCGACAAAACCCGCGTGCGCCTGCCCCACCCCGAGATCTTCGCAGCCCTGGAACCTGGCGCCAGCCTGTTGATAAATGACGGAAAAATCCGCCTGCGCGTTGACACATGCGGCGCCGATTTCGCCGATTGCACCGTGATGGTCGGCGGCATCATTTCCAACCGCAAGGGCGTGAACGTCCCCGACGTGGTGCTGCCCGTTGCAGCCCTTTCCGAAAAAGACCGCAGCGATCTGGAATTCGCCTGCGAGCTGGGCGTGGACTGGCTGGCCCTGTCCTTCGTGCAGCGCGCCAGCGACGTGACCGAAGCGCGCGACCTTGCCAAGGGCCGCGCCGCGATCTTGTCGAAAATCGAAAAGCCCGCCGCCGTCAAAGCCTTTGATGAAATCCTGGCCGTGTCCGACGGAATCATGGTCGCGCGCGGCGATCTGGGCGTGGAACTGCCCGTCCAGAACGTGCCCCCGATCCAGAAGCGCCTGATCCGCCGCACCCGCGCCGCCGCGAAACCTGTGATCGTGGCCACGCAAATGCTTGAATCCATGATAGAAAGCCCCGTCCCCACGCGGGCAGAGGTCTCAGATGTCGCCACCGCCATCTATGAAGGCGCCGATGCCATCATGCTGTCGGCTGAATCCGCTGCGGGCCAATTCCCCATCGAAGCCGTGACCACGATGAACAACGTCGCGATCGAGGTTGAAAGCGACCCGACCTACAAGGAAGTCATCGACTCCTCGCGCCGCATCAAGCACACGTCCATCGCTGACGGCATCGTGTCGGCGGCGCGCGAAATCGCGGAAACGACTGATGTCGTTGCGATTTGTTGCTTCACGCAGCGCGGTACGACCGCCAGCCTTGTCGCGCGCGAACGCCCGCACGTGCCGATCATCGCGCTGACCAACATCGAATCCGCCGCGCGCCGCCTGTGTCTGACATGGGGCACACATTGCGTGATGGTGTCCGAAGTCGACCGCTTCAAATCCGCCGTGATCCACGCCGTACGCGCCGCGCTGAAATACGGTTTCGCCGTGGAAACCGACATGATCGTGGTGACCGCAGGGGTGCCGTTCAACCAGCCCGGCACCACCAACATCCTGCGCGTCGCGCCCTGCGCCGAATACCTGATCAAGCAGACCGAACCGGAATAA
- the rocF gene encoding arginase has translation MNRTCILIGAPVDSGQRRPGCLMGPAAYRVAGLAATLQGLGCTVQDRGDVAPAPVGDVSCDNAAVHHLSETIGWTRALAEAGQAAMADGMPVFMGGDHSLSLGSVAGVAAHAAAVGRPLFVLWLDAHSDFHTPLTTSSGNLHGTPMAYIAGRAGFDAFPPFPATVPESHICLFGIRSVDPAEGAALYDSEITVCDMRVLDEFGVVVPLRRFLDRVRAADGLLHVSLDVDFLDPAIAPAVGTTVPGGTTFREAHLVMELLHDSGLVTSLDLVELNPFLDERARTAQLMVDLCASLMGRKVFDRPTRGFV, from the coding sequence ATGAACCGCACCTGTATTCTTATCGGCGCACCCGTGGACAGCGGCCAGCGCCGCCCCGGCTGCCTGATGGGTCCCGCCGCCTACCGCGTGGCCGGGCTGGCCGCAACGCTGCAAGGGCTGGGCTGCACCGTGCAGGACCGCGGCGATGTCGCGCCCGCGCCGGTTGGCGATGTAAGCTGTGACAACGCCGCGGTGCACCATCTGTCGGAAACCATCGGCTGGACCCGCGCGCTGGCAGAGGCTGGGCAGGCCGCGATGGCCGACGGTATGCCCGTCTTCATGGGCGGCGATCACAGCCTGTCGCTGGGGTCGGTCGCGGGGGTTGCGGCCCATGCGGCGGCGGTAGGCCGCCCGCTGTTTGTGCTGTGGCTGGACGCGCATTCGGATTTCCACACGCCGCTGACCACATCCAGCGGCAACCTGCACGGCACGCCAATGGCCTATATCGCCGGGCGCGCGGGCTTCGATGCCTTTCCGCCCTTTCCCGCCACGGTGCCGGAATCGCATATCTGCCTGTTCGGCATCCGCTCGGTCGATCCGGCCGAAGGGGCGGCGCTTTATGATTCCGAAATCACCGTCTGCGACATGCGGGTGCTCGACGAATTCGGGGTCGTCGTGCCGCTCCGGCGCTTTCTGGACCGGGTGCGCGCGGCGGACGGGTTGCTGCATGTCTCGCTCGACGTGGATTTCCTCGACCCTGCCATCGCGCCGGCGGTCGGCACCACGGTGCCCGGCGGCACTACGTTTCGTGAAGCGCATCTGGTGATGGAGCTGTTGCACGATAGCGGGCTTGTCACTTCGCTCGACCTGGTGGAGCTGAACCCGTTTCTGGACGAACGCGCCCGCACCGCGCAGCTTATGGTGGATCTGTGCGCAAGTCTGATGGGGCGCAAAGTGTTTGACCGCCCGACGCGCGGTTTTGTCTGA
- a CDS encoding SAM-dependent methyltransferase: MPTPLADILVRRIRATGPISVAEYMAECLLHPQHGYYSTRDPFGQAGDFTTAPEISQMYGEVLGLALAQSWLDQGAPAPFTLAEPGPGRGTLMADILRATARVPGFHAGARLHLVEASPPLRALQAQTLAPFSTTCATPVWHDTIDTLPDAPLFLIANEFFDALPVRQFIRAGKDDSHGAATRYATAATPYATKADGAQAAPEGIPDNGIGRGGANLPPDLWHERVIGLRPQDEAPAPASAPASTGTTAPQHTTPAPPTSAAQHAMPDPAATPEPAAPDATVSTSPPALCFGLTPAAPRAGLAHRLQNTRPGDLVEICPALPGIVSAIADRIARHGGVALIVDYGDEVSLGDTLQALRHHAADDPLAHPGQADLTAHVDFDAIRRAATAPAPTKAAPDKDTQQDTAAKRPPPAAGAAPHSGAQPPAPHPRGAPTPPAAATTEPAASSTSGPRATRTPTQSAADAPPTRPGVSVTPVTPQGMLLERLGITARARALAQPLTGAALDSHIRAHRRLTHPAEMGTLFKAIALYPRSAPQPPGFAP, encoded by the coding sequence ATCCCTACGCCGCTGGCCGACATCTTGGTCCGGCGCATCCGCGCGACCGGGCCGATCAGCGTCGCCGAGTATATGGCCGAATGTCTCCTGCACCCGCAGCACGGCTATTACTCGACCCGCGATCCCTTCGGGCAGGCGGGCGATTTCACCACTGCGCCGGAAATCAGCCAGATGTACGGAGAGGTTCTGGGCCTTGCGCTGGCGCAAAGCTGGCTCGATCAGGGTGCCCCTGCCCCCTTCACCCTGGCGGAACCCGGGCCGGGGCGCGGCACGCTGATGGCCGACATCCTGCGCGCCACGGCCCGGGTGCCGGGCTTCCACGCAGGCGCCCGGCTGCACCTGGTCGAGGCATCGCCCCCCCTGCGCGCGCTTCAGGCGCAAACCCTGGCACCGTTCTCCACCACCTGCGCCACGCCGGTCTGGCACGACACCATCGACACCCTGCCCGATGCGCCCCTGTTCCTGATCGCGAATGAGTTCTTCGATGCCCTGCCGGTCCGGCAATTCATCCGCGCCGGAAAGGATGACAGCCACGGCGCCGCCACGCGGTATGCCACCGCCGCCACGCCATATGCCACCAAGGCCGATGGCGCGCAGGCTGCCCCCGAAGGTATCCCCGACAATGGGATAGGACGTGGCGGGGCCAATCTGCCGCCCGACCTGTGGCACGAACGCGTCATAGGCCTGCGCCCGCAGGACGAAGCCCCCGCACCCGCATCCGCCCCCGCATCCACTGGCACAACAGCACCGCAGCACACGACACCGGCCCCCCCGACGTCCGCAGCACAGCACGCGATGCCCGATCCCGCAGCAACACCCGAACCGGCAGCGCCCGACGCGACTGTTTCCACATCCCCGCCCGCGCTCTGCTTCGGTCTGACACCCGCCGCCCCGCGCGCCGGGCTGGCACACCGCTTGCAAAACACCCGCCCCGGCGATCTGGTCGAGATCTGCCCCGCCCTGCCCGGGATCGTTTCCGCCATCGCCGACCGCATCGCACGCCACGGCGGCGTCGCGCTGATCGTGGATTATGGCGATGAGGTCAGCCTGGGCGACACCCTTCAGGCCCTGCGCCACCACGCCGCCGACGACCCGCTCGCCCATCCCGGCCAGGCAGATCTGACCGCGCATGTGGATTTCGACGCGATCCGCCGCGCGGCAACCGCGCCCGCCCCAACCAAAGCCGCCCCCGACAAAGATACCCAGCAAGACACCGCCGCTAAGCGCCCCCCGCCCGCCGCAGGCGCGGCGCCGCACAGCGGCGCCCAGCCCCCCGCGCCTCATCCCCGCGGCGCGCCAACCCCACCGGCCGCAGCCACCACGGAACCGGCCGCCTCAAGCACTTCTGGACCACGCGCCACACGCACCCCGACACAATCCGCCGCAGACGCGCCGCCAACCCGCCCCGGGGTCAGCGTCACCCCCGTCACTCCGCAGGGCATGTTGCTCGAACGACTGGGCATCACCGCCCGCGCCCGCGCGCTGGCCCAGCCCCTGACCGGTGCCGCGCTCGACAGCCATATCCGCGCACATCGCCGCTTGACCCACCCCGCAGAAATGGGAACTCTGTTCAAAGCAATCGCGCTCTATCCGCGCTCAGCCCCCCAGCCGCCGGGATTTGCCCCATGA
- a CDS encoding DUF1244 domain-containing protein, whose product MDDITRTNVEAAAFRRLLQHLQERTDVQNIDMMNLTGFCRNCLSRWYAEAAGAHGVEMSKDDAREAVYGMPFEVFKARYQTEASGDQKAAFDVAFRENVADRAKDGES is encoded by the coding sequence ATGGATGACATAACCCGAACCAATGTGGAAGCTGCGGCGTTCCGGCGTTTATTGCAGCATTTACAAGAGCGTACTGATGTCCAGAACATCGACATGATGAACCTGACGGGGTTTTGCCGCAATTGCCTGTCGCGCTGGTACGCCGAGGCTGCGGGCGCGCACGGTGTCGAGATGTCAAAGGATGATGCGCGGGAGGCGGTTTACGGGATGCCCTTTGAAGTGTTCAAGGCGCGCTATCAGACCGAGGCATCGGGCGATCAGAAGGCGGCATTTGATGTCGCGTTCCGCGAAAATGTCGCCGATCGCGCCAAGGACGGCGAATCATAG
- the pgeF gene encoding peptidoglycan editing factor PgeF translates to MTLLILTADALAPLRHGFFTRRGGASSGIFAGLNCGAGSSDQSDVVRINRARVAEAMHLALPALVSVHQVHSADVVTVSGPATSPRLLPPEPPANGASATIGAARPRADALVTATPGLALSVLSADCQPVLFADTTAGVIGAAHAGWRGALDGVLEATLDAMERLGARRADTTAVIGPCISQLAYEVGPEFMETFLAEDPGLSRFFAQGIGDRYQFDLPGFGLYRLRSAGVGHAEWTRHCTYSDADSFYSYRRSVHEGQADYGRLISTIRL, encoded by the coding sequence ATGACGCTCCTGATCCTGACCGCCGATGCCCTCGCGCCCCTGCGCCACGGCTTCTTCACCCGGCGCGGCGGGGCGTCGTCAGGGATCTTCGCAGGCCTGAACTGCGGCGCGGGTTCCAGCGATCAATCCGACGTGGTGCGCATCAACCGCGCCCGGGTGGCCGAGGCGATGCACCTGGCCCTCCCCGCGCTGGTCTCGGTGCATCAGGTACATTCCGCCGATGTCGTCACCGTCAGCGGCCCCGCCACGTCACCACGCCTGCTGCCCCCTGAGCCCCCCGCAAACGGCGCATCAGCGACCATCGGCGCGGCGCGGCCCCGGGCGGATGCGCTGGTCACCGCCACGCCGGGCCTCGCGCTGTCGGTGCTGTCCGCCGATTGTCAGCCCGTGCTCTTTGCCGACACAACCGCCGGCGTGATCGGCGCGGCCCATGCGGGCTGGCGCGGGGCGCTCGATGGCGTGCTGGAAGCGACGCTGGACGCGATGGAACGCCTGGGCGCCCGCCGCGCCGACACCACCGCCGTCATCGGGCCCTGCATCAGCCAGCTTGCCTACGAAGTCGGGCCCGAGTTCATGGAGACTTTCCTCGCCGAGGATCCCGGCCTCTCCCGGTTCTTCGCGCAGGGCATCGGCGATCGCTACCAATTCGATCTGCCGGGCTTTGGTCTGTACCGCCTGCGCAGTGCCGGGGTCGGGCATGCCGAATGGACACGCCATTGCACCTATTCGGACGCCGATTCCTTCTATTCCTACCGCCGCTCGGTCCACGAAGGACAGGCCGATTACGGGCGCCTGATCTCGACCATCCGTCTGTAG
- a CDS encoding Lrp/AsnC family transcriptional regulator: MSASKLDPIDRMILAELQADGRMTNVELARRVGISAPPCLRRVRTLEEAGFIKGYHADVNVRELGFEVQVFAMVGLHSQAEADLSAFEARCRAWPLVRECHMLNGEIDFILKCVAPDLSGFQRFLTEQLLSAPNVASVKTSLVIRCAKSEPGVPFDVLEARQAQIS; the protein is encoded by the coding sequence ATGTCGGCGTCAAAGCTGGATCCGATCGACCGGATGATTCTGGCCGAGTTGCAGGCAGATGGTCGTATGACCAACGTGGAGCTGGCCCGCCGGGTGGGGATTTCTGCCCCGCCGTGTCTGCGCCGGGTGCGCACGCTGGAAGAGGCTGGGTTCATCAAGGGATATCACGCTGATGTGAACGTCCGCGAATTGGGGTTCGAGGTGCAGGTCTTTGCCATGGTCGGGCTGCACAGCCAGGCCGAGGCTGATCTGTCGGCATTCGAGGCGCGCTGCCGCGCCTGGCCGCTGGTGCGCGAGTGCCACATGCTGAACGGTGAGATTGATTTCATCCTGAAATGCGTGGCGCCCGATCTGTCGGGGTTCCAGCGGTTTCTGACCGAACAACTGCTGTCGGCACCGAATGTGGCGAGTGTGAAGACCTCGCTGGTGATCCGCTGTGCCAAGAGCGAGCCCGGCGTGCCGTTCGATGTGCTGGAGGCCCGGCAGGCGCAGATTTCCTGA
- a CDS encoding M3 family metallopeptidase — protein MTHTDNPLLAEWHTEFDLPPFDQIRDNDFAPAFEAGLEQGRAAIAVIAENPEAATFANTIEALELADDALSRVAGVFYNLAGADSTPAREVLQRDLAPKLSAYSSEITNNRALFDRIDTLWQARDTLGLNDEQARVLMLYRRSFVRAGAALEGAAATELTQVKSRLATLGTQFTQNLLADERAWFMELGAEDLAGLPDFVLRAAKAAAAERDVAGHVITLNRSLIVPFLQFSKRRALREKAYNAWTSRGANGGETDNRAIAAEVLALRATRARLLGYDSFAQYKLETEMAGTPDAVRDLLMQVWQPARAAAMADADVLEAMLHADGTPGPLEPWDWRHYSEKRRQAEHDLDEAALKPYLSLDNMLEAAFDCAQRLFGLEFRALDTALYHPDARAWEVTRDGQHLAVFIGDYFARSSKRSGAWCSAMRSQRKLGGDTRPIVLNICNFAKGDPALLAYDDARTLFHEFGHALHQMLSDVTYGLISGTSVARDFVELPSQLFEHWLEVPEVLETHARHVETGAAMPRDMLDRLLAAQTYDQGFSTVEYIASALVDLGFHEGPAPQDPMQRQEEILQDLGMPRAIRMRHATPHFAHVFSGDGYSSGYYSYMWSEVMDADAFDAFLETGDPFDQGTAALLQRHILSAGGSDEAEALYTAFRGRMPGVEALLKGRGLAA, from the coding sequence ATGACGCATACCGACAACCCGCTTCTGGCCGAATGGCACACCGAATTCGACCTGCCACCGTTTGACCAGATCCGCGACAACGATTTCGCGCCCGCGTTCGAGGCCGGGCTGGAACAGGGCCGCGCGGCTATTGCCGTGATCGCGGAGAACCCCGAAGCCGCCACCTTCGCCAACACGATCGAGGCGTTGGAACTGGCCGATGACGCGCTGAGCCGCGTGGCGGGTGTGTTCTACAACCTTGCAGGCGCCGATTCGACCCCTGCGCGCGAGGTGTTGCAGCGCGACCTGGCGCCAAAGCTATCGGCCTATTCGTCCGAGATCACCAACAACCGCGCGCTCTTCGACCGGATCGATACGCTGTGGCAGGCGCGCGACACGCTGGGCCTCAACGATGAACAGGCGCGTGTCCTGATGCTGTACCGCCGGTCCTTCGTGCGCGCGGGCGCGGCGTTGGAAGGGGCAGCGGCGACGGAGTTGACGCAGGTGAAATCCAGACTGGCCACCCTGGGGACGCAATTCACCCAGAATCTGCTGGCCGATGAACGCGCCTGGTTCATGGAACTGGGCGCGGAGGATCTGGCGGGCCTGCCCGATTTCGTGTTGCGCGCGGCCAAGGCTGCAGCGGCAGAGCGTGACGTGGCGGGCCATGTCATCACGCTGAACCGTTCCCTTATCGTGCCCTTCCTGCAGTTTTCCAAACGGCGGGCGCTGCGCGAAAAGGCCTATAATGCCTGGACATCGCGCGGGGCGAATGGTGGCGAGACTGACAACCGCGCCATTGCGGCCGAGGTGCTGGCACTGCGCGCCACCCGTGCCCGGCTGCTGGGTTATGATAGTTTCGCGCAGTACAAGCTGGAAACCGAGATGGCCGGCACGCCGGACGCTGTGCGCGACCTGCTGATGCAGGTCTGGCAACCAGCCCGCGCCGCCGCCATGGCGGATGCCGATGTACTGGAAGCGATGCTGCACGCCGATGGCACCCCCGGCCCGCTGGAACCCTGGGACTGGCGCCATTATTCCGAGAAACGGCGACAGGCCGAGCATGATCTGGATGAGGCCGCGCTGAAGCCTTACCTGTCGCTCGACAACATGCTGGAAGCCGCGTTCGATTGCGCGCAGCGGTTGTTCGGACTGGAATTCCGCGCGCTGGACACCGCACTTTACCACCCCGACGCCCGGGCGTGGGAGGTGACGCGCGACGGGCAGCATCTGGCGGTCTTCATCGGTGATTACTTCGCCCGGTCCTCCAAACGGTCGGGCGCGTGGTGTTCGGCGATGCGCAGCCAGCGCAAACTGGGCGGAGACACGCGGCCCATTGTCTTGAACATCTGCAACTTCGCCAAGGGCGACCCGGCGCTTCTGGCCTATGACGATGCGCGCACGCTGTTCCACGAATTCGGCCATGCGCTGCATCAGATGCTGTCGGATGTGACCTACGGCCTGATTTCCGGCACCTCGGTCGCGCGCGACTTCGTCGAACTGCCCAGCCAGTTGTTTGAACATTGGCTTGAGGTACCCGAAGTGCTGGAAACCCACGCCCGCCATGTCGAAACCGGCGCGGCGATGCCGCGTGACATGCTGGACCGTCTGCTGGCCGCGCAGACCTACGATCAGGGGTTCAGCACGGTGGAATACATCGCCTCAGCCTTGGTGGACCTTGGTTTCCATGAAGGCCCCGCGCCGCAAGACCCCATGCAGCGGCAAGAGGAAATCTTGCAAGATCTGGGCATGCCGCGCGCCATCCGTATGCGCCATGCAACGCCGCATTTCGCGCATGTGTTTTCCGGCGACGGCTATTCCAGCGGCTATTACAGCTATATGTGGTCCGAGGTGATGGATGCCGATGCTTTCGACGCGTTCCTTGAAACCGGCGATCCGTTCGACCAAGGAACCGCCGCGCTGCTGCAACGCCACATCTTGTCGGCCGGCGGCAGTGACGAGGCTGAGGCACTCTATACCGCCTTCAGGGGCCGGATGCCGGGGGTGGAGGCATTGCTGAAAGGGCGCGGGCTCGCGGCCTGA
- the rplT gene encoding 50S ribosomal protein L20 — MSRVKSGTVTHARHRKVIKAAKGYYGARSRNFRTATQAVDKANQYATRDRKVRKRNFRALWIQRINAAVREIDPALTYSRFINALSLAGIEVDRKVLADLAVHEPEAFGQIVSQAKAAMA; from the coding sequence ATGTCACGCGTTAAATCAGGTACCGTTACCCACGCCCGCCACCGCAAGGTCATCAAGGCCGCCAAGGGCTATTATGGCGCACGCTCGCGCAACTTCCGCACAGCGACGCAAGCGGTTGATAAAGCAAACCAATATGCGACCCGTGATCGGAAAGTGCGCAAGCGCAACTTCCGCGCCCTGTGGATCCAGCGCATCAACGCCGCCGTGCGTGAAATCGACCCGGCGCTGACCTACTCGCGCTTCATCAACGCGCTGTCGCTGGCCGGCATCGAAGTGGACCGCAAGGTTCTGGCCGACCTGGCCGTGCATGAGCCCGAGGCATTCGGTCAGATCGTCAGCCAGGCGAAAGCCGCAATGGCCTGA
- the rpmI gene encoding 50S ribosomal protein L35, with amino-acid sequence MPKMKTKSGAKKRFSMTATGKVKAGQAGKRHGMIKRTTKFIRDARGTTTLSAPDARIVKKYMPYDR; translated from the coding sequence ATGCCCAAGATGAAGACCAAATCAGGCGCCAAAAAGCGCTTTTCGATGACTGCGACTGGCAAGGTCAAGGCAGGTCAGGCCGGCAAACGCCACGGCATGATCAAACGGACGACCAAGTTCATCCGCGACGCACGGGGCACCACCACCCTGTCCGCACCGGATGCGCGCATCGTCAAAAAATATATGCCCTACGACCGCTAA